The following coding sequences lie in one Caproicibacterium argilliputei genomic window:
- the ilvN gene encoding acetolactate synthase small subunit, translating into MKYTLSVLVENQPGILSKVAGLFSRRGFNIDSLAVGVTDDASVSRITIVVNGDEHMVEQVEKQLNKLIQVIKVKVLEPDAFISRELSLIKVNCRTQERGDVMKIAELMQARIVDVTTVSLTLEFCDTDERTQTLIDLLRPFGFKEIVRAGTIAIERGVRTTALSKRTKSKSAAD; encoded by the coding sequence ATGAAATATACGCTTTCCGTTCTGGTTGAAAACCAGCCCGGTATTCTTTCCAAAGTTGCGGGGCTTTTTTCCCGCCGCGGGTTCAATATTGACTCTCTCGCTGTCGGTGTCACAGACGACGCCTCCGTTTCGCGCATTACCATTGTGGTCAACGGCGACGAGCACATGGTCGAGCAGGTGGAAAAACAGCTCAACAAGCTGATTCAGGTCATTAAAGTCAAGGTGCTGGAACCTGACGCTTTCATCTCCCGCGAGCTGTCGCTTATCAAGGTCAACTGCCGCACGCAGGAGCGCGGCGATGTGATGAAAATTGCTGAGCTGATGCAGGCGCGCATTGTCGATGTGACCACGGTCAGCCTGACACTGGAATTCTGCGACACAGACGAGCGCACCCAGACGCTGATTGACCTGCTGCGGCCGTTTGGCTTTAAGGAAATCGTGCGCGCCGGCACCATTGCCATCGAGCGGGGTGTGCGCACCACCGCCCTTTCCAAACGTACAAAAAGCAAGTCTGCAGCAGATTAA
- the ilvB gene encoding biosynthetic-type acetolactate synthase large subunit, with the protein MASGAEIMVKCLENEDVHLIFGYPGAAICPFYDCLLPSSVRHVLVREEQNAAHMASGYARSCGKVGVCVVTSGPGATNLITGIATAYMDSIPLVIISGQVNSWLLGRDVFQEADITGACESFTKHSYLVKDAADLPRIFKEAFHIASTGRPGPVLIDVPTDVQNQEVKTWKYPESASIRGYKPRTQGHALQVKKALKAISEAERPILCCGGGVVLSNAREEMIAFAKKSGIPVCATMMGIGVMPMDSDYYMGMIGMHGRSSANLTMQQADLVILCGARVGDRAVSAPQQIAEKAKIIHIDIDPAEIGKNMPVDIPIVGDIRQVLRSLTEQVTDTVPEAWKQKVLDYKNQFPPRGEPREDFVEPRVFMRDLSTMMEEKAILAADVGQNQIWAARNFNVKEGRFLTSGGLGTMGYAVPAAIGAKLAKPKRQVVAVCGDGSFQMSMCELGTLIQNQADVKIIIMQNQTLGMVKEFQDRLYGGRYIGTSLQGGAPDFVKLAGSYGIRASFACSNAQAKRQAKEMLSYDGPYILVCRVDPSTPTI; encoded by the coding sequence TTGGCAAGCGGCGCTGAAATCATGGTCAAGTGTCTGGAAAACGAGGATGTACACCTCATTTTTGGGTATCCGGGCGCTGCCATCTGTCCGTTTTACGACTGTCTTCTTCCCTCCTCCGTCCGGCACGTTTTGGTGCGTGAGGAGCAAAACGCGGCCCATATGGCCAGTGGCTATGCCCGTTCCTGCGGCAAGGTGGGTGTGTGCGTGGTGACCTCCGGTCCCGGCGCAACCAACCTGATCACCGGCATTGCCACGGCATATATGGACTCAATTCCGCTGGTGATTATCTCCGGCCAGGTCAACTCCTGGCTGCTGGGACGCGATGTGTTTCAGGAGGCCGACATCACCGGCGCGTGTGAAAGCTTTACCAAGCACAGCTATCTGGTTAAGGATGCTGCCGACCTGCCGCGTATTTTTAAGGAGGCGTTTCACATTGCCTCCACCGGCAGACCCGGCCCTGTGCTGATTGATGTGCCCACCGATGTGCAGAACCAGGAAGTAAAGACTTGGAAGTACCCGGAGTCCGCCTCCATCCGCGGCTACAAGCCCCGCACGCAGGGGCATGCGCTGCAGGTGAAAAAGGCACTCAAAGCCATCAGCGAGGCAGAGCGCCCCATCCTCTGCTGTGGCGGCGGCGTGGTGCTGTCTAATGCCCGTGAGGAAATGATTGCTTTCGCAAAGAAAAGCGGCATTCCGGTCTGCGCAACAATGATGGGCATCGGCGTCATGCCGATGGACAGCGATTATTATATGGGCATGATCGGTATGCACGGTCGCTCCAGCGCGAATCTGACCATGCAGCAGGCAGACCTTGTCATTCTCTGCGGCGCGCGCGTGGGTGACCGCGCGGTTTCCGCGCCGCAGCAGATTGCGGAAAAGGCAAAAATCATCCACATCGACATTGACCCCGCGGAAATCGGCAAAAATATGCCGGTCGACATCCCCATTGTCGGCGACATCCGGCAGGTGCTGCGCAGCCTGACCGAGCAGGTGACCGACACCGTCCCGGAGGCGTGGAAACAGAAAGTGTTGGACTACAAAAATCAATTTCCGCCGCGCGGTGAACCCCGCGAGGACTTTGTAGAGCCGCGTGTCTTCATGCGCGACCTGTCCACCATGATGGAAGAAAAAGCGATTCTTGCCGCTGACGTGGGACAGAACCAGATTTGGGCGGCACGCAACTTCAACGTCAAGGAGGGCCGCTTCCTGACCAGCGGCGGACTGGGTACCATGGGGTACGCAGTTCCCGCCGCCATCGGCGCCAAGCTGGCAAAGCCAAAGCGCCAGGTAGTGGCAGTCTGCGGCGACGGCTCGTTTCAAATGTCCATGTGCGAACTTGGCACACTGATTCAAAACCAAGCCGATGTGAAAATCATCATCATGCAAAACCAAACGCTCGGCATGGTCAAAGAGTTTCAGGACAGGCTTTACGGTGGGCGCTATATTGGCACCTCGCTGCAAGGCGGCGCCCCTGACTTTGTCAAGTTGGCCGGCAGCTACGGCATTCGCGCCTCCTTTGCCTGCAGCAACGCACAGGCAAAGCGGCAGGCAAAGGAAATGCTTTCGTATGACGGCCCTTATATTCTCGTGTGCAGGGTAGACCCCAGCACACCCACCATTTAA
- a CDS encoding DUF975 family protein: MVWQRSILKSNAKVSLRGQYGVSFGVSILRSLISGAASFLLLLILMLLAPSALNECLQALFYAAQDRSTLLTQSLLVPLSRLLLLTVAAAVCTLFLKSAVTVGSARFFLHKRFGDTHVSTLFTGFQQRWVHTVGVLFVTGLIAGIWEVLGNAISRSLQRQQVPALDIVASIIAIAGLVATIYFEIRYSYVDFLLADNPNLGNGRARTISNLLTQGEKGRVFLFYLSFIGWYLLAALASVIILTCTIMHALYGSLSGMMDPYTSYMPYLQILSSLASVLPALLFCVLLEWVLFSLILPYVQSARAELYIFVRDRALNAGLLNPAELNLPVPAPQAPPQQPPVC, encoded by the coding sequence ATGGTTTGGCAGCGTTCCATTTTAAAAAGCAATGCAAAAGTTTCCCTGCGGGGGCAGTACGGCGTCAGTTTCGGCGTCAGCATCCTGCGCTCCCTCATTTCCGGCGCGGCATCGTTTCTGCTTCTGCTGATTCTGATGCTGCTTGCACCGTCCGCTCTGAATGAATGCCTGCAGGCCTTGTTTTACGCCGCACAAGACCGCAGCACGCTTCTGACGCAATCCCTGCTTGTCCCGCTCAGCCGCCTGCTTCTGCTGACAGTCGCCGCGGCAGTCTGCACGCTTTTCTTAAAAAGCGCCGTTACGGTTGGCTCTGCCCGGTTTTTCCTGCACAAGCGCTTCGGCGACACCCACGTTTCGACGCTCTTTACCGGCTTTCAGCAGCGCTGGGTACACACCGTCGGCGTGCTCTTTGTAACCGGCTTGATTGCCGGCATCTGGGAAGTGCTTGGCAACGCCATTTCCCGCAGCCTGCAAAGGCAGCAGGTGCCTGCGCTTGATATCGTCGCCTCCATCATTGCGATTGCGGGTCTTGTGGCAACCATTTACTTTGAAATCCGCTATTCCTATGTTGATTTTCTCTTGGCAGATAACCCGAATCTCGGCAACGGCCGCGCCCGCACAATCAGCAATCTGCTGACACAGGGAGAAAAAGGCCGCGTGTTCCTGTTTTACCTCTCCTTCATCGGCTGGTACCTTCTGGCGGCTCTCGCAAGCGTAATCATTCTTACCTGCACAATAATGCACGCGCTGTATGGCAGTCTGTCGGGGATGATGGACCCTTACACTTCCTATATGCCTTATCTGCAGATTCTTTCCTCCTTAGCAAGTGTGCTTCCGGCGCTGCTGTTCTGCGTGCTTTTGGAGTGGGTGCTGTTCAGCCTGATTTTGCCTTATGTGCAGAGTGCCCGCGCGGAGCTTTATATCTTTGTGCGCGACCGCGCACTGAACGCGGGGCTGCTGAACCCCGCCGAGTTGAACCTGCCGGTGCCCGCGCCGCAGGCACCGCCGCAGCAGCCGCCTGTCTGCTGA
- the ilvC gene encoding ketol-acid reductoisomerase → MPKIYYDADCDINVLKGKTVAVIGFGSQGHAHALNLRDSGVNVIVGLYKGSKRWEHVEKDMGFKVMTTAEATKAADIIMVLTPDEKQADIYKNDIEPNLSAGKALAFAHGFNIHFGQIKPPKDVDVFMIAPKAPGHTVRSEFVEGKGTPALVAVQQDASGHCLEIALAYGAGLGAARAALMETTFQIETETDLFGEQAVLCGGVTALMKAGFETLVEAGYPPENAYFECIHEMKLIVDLIYTGGFSFMRYSISDTAEYGDYETGKRLVTPETKAEMKKILDEIQDGTFASKWIAENKNGRSHFNACRRMNAEHQLEKVGAELRKMYAWNEDKYAD, encoded by the coding sequence ATGCCAAAAATCTATTACGATGCAGACTGTGACATCAATGTACTGAAAGGAAAGACCGTAGCCGTCATTGGCTTCGGCAGCCAGGGCCATGCCCACGCGCTGAACCTGCGCGACAGCGGTGTCAACGTCATTGTTGGTCTTTATAAGGGCAGCAAGCGCTGGGAGCATGTCGAAAAAGATATGGGCTTTAAGGTCATGACAACTGCGGAGGCCACCAAGGCAGCAGATATCATCATGGTCCTGACCCCTGACGAAAAGCAGGCGGATATCTACAAAAACGATATTGAGCCAAACCTTTCCGCCGGCAAAGCACTTGCTTTTGCACACGGCTTCAACATCCACTTCGGTCAGATTAAGCCCCCGAAAGACGTTGATGTGTTCATGATTGCCCCGAAAGCGCCGGGTCACACCGTCCGCAGCGAATTTGTCGAAGGCAAAGGCACACCGGCACTGGTTGCCGTGCAGCAGGATGCTTCCGGCCACTGCCTGGAGATTGCCCTTGCTTACGGCGCAGGCCTCGGCGCCGCCCGTGCAGCTTTGATGGAGACAACCTTCCAGATTGAAACCGAAACCGACCTGTTTGGCGAGCAGGCTGTCCTTTGCGGCGGTGTTACCGCCCTGATGAAGGCCGGCTTTGAAACGCTGGTAGAGGCGGGCTATCCGCCGGAGAATGCTTACTTTGAGTGCATTCATGAAATGAAACTGATTGTTGACCTGATTTACACCGGCGGCTTCAGCTTCATGCGGTACTCCATTTCCGACACCGCAGAGTACGGCGACTACGAAACCGGCAAGCGTCTGGTAACCCCCGAAACCAAGGCGGAAATGAAAAAAATTCTGGACGAAATCCAGGATGGCACCTTTGCCTCCAAGTGGATCGCCGAAAACAAAAACGGTCGCAGCCACTTCAATGCCTGCCGCCGCATGAACGCAGAGCATCAGCTTGAAAAAGTCGGTGCGGAGCTGCGCAAAATGTACGCCTGGAACGAAGATAAATACGCTGACTAA